In Nitrosarchaeum koreense MY1, one genomic interval encodes:
- a CDS encoding TerC/Alx family metal homeostasis membrane protein, with protein MPIESGIVTLELWIIFFAILSVTIAIDLGLIHKIKRRLTKTSSSELEHVMSTKEALGWTITWISLAGIFAGMIYFALGNDKMIEFVTGYALEKSLSVDNMFVFLLVFTTLGIPHKYQHRVLSVGILSAIVMRIALILVGASLLDNFHWMIYIFGGLLWFTSIRMILQKEEKKIELEKNIAVRILKKFMPVNLNLVGNKFLVSINGVMHATPLLVALAIIELTDLVFAMDSIPAVLAITRDPFIVITSNVFAILGLRALYFLIGGMMERFHYLKPGLIVLLIFIGTKMIISEFYHIETVTSLIIVFVILVTVMVASLLKKPKTTKSE; from the coding sequence TTGCCAATAGAATCTGGTATAGTTACACTTGAACTATGGATTATCTTTTTTGCAATTCTTTCAGTAACTATTGCAATTGATCTTGGATTGATTCATAAAATAAAAAGAAGATTGACCAAAACATCGTCCTCTGAATTAGAACATGTGATGTCTACCAAAGAGGCACTTGGTTGGACAATCACTTGGATTTCACTTGCAGGAATTTTTGCAGGAATGATCTATTTTGCACTTGGTAATGATAAGATGATTGAATTTGTAACTGGATATGCTCTAGAAAAGTCTCTTAGTGTAGATAACATGTTTGTATTTTTACTAGTTTTTACTACTCTGGGAATTCCTCATAAATATCAGCATAGAGTTCTCTCTGTTGGTATTCTTAGTGCAATTGTGATGAGAATTGCACTAATTCTTGTTGGTGCATCTTTGTTAGATAATTTCCATTGGATGATCTATATTTTTGGTGGATTACTTTGGTTTACATCCATTAGAATGATCCTTCAAAAAGAAGAGAAGAAAATTGAACTTGAAAAAAACATTGCAGTTAGAATTTTAAAAAAATTCATGCCTGTTAACCTAAACTTGGTTGGCAACAAATTCCTTGTATCAATTAATGGTGTAATGCATGCCACTCCATTGCTAGTGGCACTTGCAATAATTGAGCTGACTGATCTGGTATTTGCAATGGACTCCATTCCTGCTGTGTTGGCAATTACTCGAGATCCGTTCATAGTAATAACATCAAACGTATTTGCTATCTTGGGTTTAAGGGCACTTTACTTTTTAATTGGTGGTATGATGGAACGATTCCATTATCTAAAACCTGGATTAATCGTGCTTTTGATATTCATTGGAACTAAGATGATAATCTCTGAATTCTATCATATTGAAACTGTGACTTCTTTGATTATTGTATTTGTCATTCTTGTTACCGTGATGGTTGCTTCATTGCTAAAAAAACCAAAAACTACGAAATCTGAATAA
- a CDS encoding fibronectin type III domain-containing protein: MDTYTLNRKSYFGICFGVLLLISIVSVQMAYAEPMFSFKFGTFGTANNQLKNPHDVDVSSDGRSIYVTDTDNHRIIVFDDDGDYDYKFGTFCNMTSIQNCNDDADGADNDGDGQFNNPFSGVLDGIGNFFVIDSDNERVQRFDDGDGQFESKFGSSDNTKPEYLGSAQGIAIQKSTKKIFVSSIETDSISVFDSSGTFVTNFKTFNGTQTLTNPSHMIIDDSEETLYVSDTGNDRIIAFKLVTGTTCPTGTTKAVDGICYIKKFGSAGTADGKFDSPSGLAIDSTNDLLYVADTDNNRIQIFKLTTDTTCASGTSKVVDGVCFVEKFGSAGTADGKFDSPLGLALDTTHNLLYVADTDNSRIQAFTLVTASQTPGPPKNLKTSPVSTKSVLLTWDEPVLSTGSPAVTGYKIEYKTATTAYAVLIADTKSISTSFLHEGLDSSNTYTYQIYAINSKGTSTPSSSSSVKPTETTVPSGLLATAISPNQIRLSWQAPSNTFGQSIGGYTIQRVVGPDVYDNLGSTNSKTTTYTVNNLTTDKSYSFVVRANIGYGVTEPSNTASATPKTTSVDVPQTQTSSNSAVIQISSPPIKLTATSTSSTQINLSWSPPSSTGNTPITGYKIETKKDSGSYSVLVANTNSTSTTYSHTNLTTNSKYTYKVYAINEAGTSTASNEVTTIPTTTLKINPLGKLTIDEGKLLSFAVKLTDPSMSGMVFSLEKNPPTGASINQNNGMFSWTPNDTQGGKAYIFDIVANLGSLSDRQSIIITVNDSIKKSDPIKEPEPPKDDPIDEPVKLEIASFVDPTRDPQSYVDRYNNEPSYKKWFDDNFPEYSSIHEAVGLDTPKGLAPFVDTSKDPQSYVDRYNNEPSYKKWFDDNFPEYSSIYEAVGLDKPKTDEPKTDTPKIDEPKTDTPKIDEPKFGICGPGTKLIDGICTIVDMPKPKPWWQFW; encoded by the coding sequence TTGGATACATATACGTTGAATAGAAAATCATACTTTGGTATTTGTTTTGGTGTATTGTTGCTAATTAGTATTGTATCCGTACAAATGGCATATGCTGAACCTATGTTTTCTTTTAAATTTGGTACTTTTGGAACCGCAAATAATCAACTAAAAAATCCACATGATGTTGATGTGAGTAGTGATGGTAGATCCATCTATGTTACAGATACTGATAATCACAGAATTATTGTATTTGATGATGATGGGGATTATGATTACAAATTTGGCACCTTTTGTAATATGACTTCAATCCAAAACTGCAATGATGATGCAGATGGTGCAGACAATGATGGCGATGGTCAATTTAACAATCCCTTTAGTGGAGTTTTAGATGGGATTGGAAATTTCTTTGTTATTGATTCTGATAATGAACGAGTTCAAAGATTTGATGATGGCGATGGTCAATTCGAATCAAAGTTTGGCTCTTCTGATAATACAAAACCCGAGTATCTAGGCTCTGCTCAAGGAATTGCTATACAAAAATCTACAAAGAAGATTTTTGTATCTAGTATTGAAACTGATTCCATATCTGTTTTTGATTCTTCAGGAACTTTTGTAACTAATTTTAAAACGTTCAATGGTACTCAAACTCTAACGAATCCATCACATATGATAATTGATGACAGTGAAGAGACTCTATATGTTTCTGATACTGGAAATGATAGAATCATAGCATTCAAACTTGTTACAGGAACAACATGTCCAACAGGTACTACTAAAGCAGTAGATGGAATTTGTTATATCAAAAAGTTTGGTTCTGCAGGTACCGCTGACGGAAAATTTGATTCTCCATCAGGTTTAGCAATTGATTCAACAAATGATTTGCTTTATGTTGCAGATACTGATAATAACCGAATCCAAATATTCAAACTAACTACTGATACAACTTGTGCTAGTGGTACAAGTAAAGTTGTTGATGGTGTATGTTTTGTAGAAAAGTTTGGTTCTGCAGGTACCGCTGACGGAAAATTTGATTCTCCCTTAGGACTTGCGTTAGATACTACACATAATTTACTATATGTTGCAGATACTGACAACAGTAGGATTCAGGCATTTACACTGGTAACTGCTTCACAAACTCCTGGTCCTCCAAAGAATTTGAAAACATCTCCAGTTTCCACAAAATCTGTACTCTTAACTTGGGATGAACCTGTTTTATCTACTGGATCTCCTGCAGTAACTGGTTACAAAATTGAATACAAAACCGCAACCACTGCATATGCTGTTTTGATTGCAGATACTAAGAGTATTTCAACATCATTTCTTCATGAAGGTCTCGACTCTAGCAATACTTACACTTATCAAATATATGCAATAAATTCTAAAGGAACAAGTACCCCTTCTTCTAGTTCATCAGTAAAACCTACAGAAACTACTGTTCCAAGTGGATTGCTTGCAACAGCAATTTCTCCAAATCAAATTAGACTTTCATGGCAAGCTCCATCAAACACATTTGGACAAAGCATCGGTGGATATACAATTCAACGTGTAGTTGGCCCTGATGTTTATGATAATCTTGGTTCAACAAATAGTAAAACAACTACATACACTGTTAATAATTTGACAACTGATAAATCATATTCATTTGTAGTTCGAGCAAATATTGGATATGGTGTTACAGAACCATCAAACACCGCCTCTGCTACTCCCAAAACAACTTCAGTTGATGTTCCTCAAACACAAACATCTTCCAATTCTGCTGTAATACAAATTTCTTCACCTCCAATAAAATTAACTGCAACAAGTACCTCCTCTACTCAGATTAATCTGTCATGGAGTCCACCTTCATCTACTGGAAATACTCCGATCACTGGTTACAAAATTGAGACGAAAAAAGATTCTGGCTCTTACTCTGTATTGGTAGCAAACACAAACAGTACCTCCACTACATACTCTCATACGAATCTTACAACAAATTCCAAATACACATACAAAGTATATGCGATAAATGAAGCTGGTACCAGTACTGCATCTAATGAAGTTACTACAATTCCAACAACTACTTTGAAAATAAATCCTTTAGGTAAGCTGACGATAGATGAAGGAAAATTACTATCTTTTGCTGTAAAGTTGACTGATCCATCTATGAGTGGCATGGTATTTAGTTTAGAAAAGAATCCTCCTACTGGAGCTTCAATTAATCAAAATAATGGAATGTTTAGTTGGACTCCAAATGATACACAGGGTGGAAAAGCATACATCTTTGATATTGTAGCAAATCTAGGCTCGTTAAGTGATAGGCAATCAATTATAATTACTGTAAATGATTCTATCAAAAAATCTGATCCTATCAAAGAGCCAGAACCACCAAAAGATGATCCTATAGATGAACCTGTTAAACTAGAGATAGCTTCATTTGTGGATCCTACAAGAGATCCACAATCATATGTTGACAGATACAACAATGAACCAAGTTACAAAAAATGGTTTGATGATAACTTCCCAGAATACTCTTCAATTCATGAAGCAGTTGGATTAGATACACCAAAAGGTTTAGCTCCTTTTGTTGATACTTCAAAAGATCCACAATCTTATGTTGACAGATACAACAATGAACCAAGTTACAAAAAATGGTTTGATGATAACTTCCCAGAATACTCTTCGATTTATGAAGCAGTTGGATTAGATAAACCAAAAACTGATGAACCAAAAACGGATACACCAAAAATTGATGAACCAAAAACTGACACACCAAAAATTGATGAACCAAAATTTGGAATATGTGGACCTGGAACAAAACTAATTGATGGCATATGTACTATTGTCGATATGCCAAAACCAAAACCTTGGTGGCAATTCTGGTAG
- a CDS encoding NRAMP family divalent metal transporter, with amino-acid sequence MGWQELSKKKYSKKTVFPIITLLLVANTINIGADIGAMSASVNLIFPGFPILLTTLFFTTTIILSEILIPYQKYIRILKYLTLSLLAYFVTALIIGANWQEVFTASIIPHVEFTPAFSMMFVALFGTTISPYLFFWQTSEEAEEDVAKNKIKEIGDSKPHITKREIKMMRIDVMLGIGFSILTMWFIILTAAGTLHAGGISNVITADQAAKALEPLVQTFPNSGQIAKIIFALGVIGTGMLAIPILSGSSAYALSEGFGWKQGLSKKFKEAKSFYLIIASSTVVGLWINFMGLDPIKALYYTAIINGIIAVPLLIAVIKVANDKKILHTHTNRRLANVLGWLTVAIMGFSIVIMIFTWTLV; translated from the coding sequence GTGGGTTGGCAGGAGTTATCAAAAAAAAAGTATTCAAAAAAAACAGTTTTTCCGATAATAACATTGCTTCTTGTTGCAAACACGATAAACATCGGTGCAGATATCGGTGCAATGTCTGCTTCTGTAAATCTAATTTTTCCTGGATTTCCAATTCTTCTTACCACGCTGTTTTTTACTACGACGATAATTTTATCTGAAATTTTAATTCCATATCAAAAATATATCAGGATATTAAAATATCTGACACTTTCTTTACTTGCATATTTTGTTACTGCTTTAATTATTGGAGCAAACTGGCAAGAAGTTTTTACTGCGAGTATTATTCCACATGTAGAGTTTACTCCCGCATTTTCCATGATGTTTGTTGCGCTTTTTGGAACCACAATATCACCTTATTTGTTTTTCTGGCAGACATCAGAAGAAGCAGAAGAAGATGTTGCAAAAAACAAGATTAAAGAAATTGGAGATAGCAAACCACACATCACAAAGCGCGAAATCAAAATGATGCGTATAGATGTCATGCTTGGAATTGGGTTTTCTATACTTACAATGTGGTTTATTATTTTGACTGCCGCCGGAACTCTTCATGCTGGAGGAATTTCAAATGTTATTACTGCAGATCAAGCTGCAAAAGCACTAGAACCGCTAGTACAAACATTTCCAAATTCAGGACAAATTGCAAAAATAATCTTTGCATTAGGAGTTATAGGTACAGGTATGTTGGCAATCCCAATACTTTCTGGTTCTTCTGCGTATGCATTATCGGAAGGATTTGGTTGGAAACAAGGGTTAAGCAAGAAATTCAAGGAAGCTAAATCGTTCTATTTGATAATAGCTTCCTCTACAGTAGTTGGACTCTGGATTAATTTTATGGGGTTAGATCCTATCAAAGCATTATACTATACTGCCATAATTAATGGGATAATTGCAGTTCCTTTACTCATAGCAGTCATCAAAGTTGCAAATGACAAAAAAATACTTCACACCCATACTAATCGACGATTAGCGAATGTTTTAGGATGGTTAACTGTTGCAATAATGGGATTTTCCATTGTTATTATGATCTTCACGTGGACATTAGTGTAA
- a CDS encoding sensor histidine kinase: MDKEVALTIIIMVVTTGAIVGLLCIYTNNEIQRMNEEITKTKTNEVQALSSRFALRLQYVTGLMELSSQTFPMTKPPTHSSLISDHLKGIPQDADIEKREIARNMFDKKLELEYVFYAMPNGDIYFLEPFSSQVKLSQINFAFRDWYQGALDTGSTYVSEVYVSANEKHNVIAIAVPIHNDIDQTLNGLFVGALDLGAVQRSLSQISHGQNEYFLIVDHNNNIVVDSRKSESDIEIKKFTLDLIDHPSKNEVSVITKEIDGKDHLIAFKTIPVGIHEWSVISIQPYEDVFVSSTVLRNETLGMIMTIVAITGTSGFFMIRKININIHLSDQLKQNNSELALKTEQIKQIDVQKDEFSAMVTHELKTPLMPILWNCNLLKKGMTGELNAEQIESIESIEKNTKQLESLISDIMDVRKLELDKMKFNFESISTDEFFGNLDSTYRKILTDKGMSFKTEYPHGIIIHTDKTRLRQVFDNIIGNSIKFIPQNTGIIEIVVEKKENELTASIKDNGSGIPPEKQKGLFQKFYQIDTSERRKSGGTGLGLAISKKIMDKLGGSIQIESDGKTGTTVHISLPIENQNS, translated from the coding sequence TTGGATAAAGAAGTAGCATTAACAATCATAATAATGGTTGTCACTACCGGGGCAATTGTGGGATTATTGTGTATTTACACAAATAATGAAATTCAACGAATGAATGAGGAAATAACAAAAACAAAAACAAATGAAGTGCAGGCATTATCTTCACGTTTTGCGTTAAGGTTACAGTATGTTACTGGCCTGATGGAATTATCTAGTCAGACTTTTCCAATGACGAAACCTCCGACACACTCAAGTTTAATTTCTGATCATTTAAAGGGCATACCGCAAGATGCAGACATTGAGAAAAGAGAAATTGCAAGAAACATGTTTGATAAAAAACTTGAACTTGAGTATGTTTTTTATGCCATGCCAAATGGTGACATCTATTTTTTAGAACCGTTTTCCTCACAGGTCAAACTCTCTCAGATAAATTTTGCTTTTAGGGACTGGTATCAAGGTGCACTGGACACAGGCTCTACATATGTAAGCGAGGTTTATGTTTCTGCTAATGAAAAGCACAATGTAATAGCAATTGCAGTCCCGATACATAATGACATTGACCAAACTTTGAATGGACTATTTGTAGGTGCACTTGATCTTGGCGCGGTTCAGAGATCACTATCACAGATTAGTCATGGACAAAATGAATATTTTCTCATAGTGGATCACAATAATAACATAGTAGTAGATTCTAGAAAATCAGAATCAGACATTGAAATTAAAAAATTTACCTTAGATTTGATTGACCATCCATCAAAAAATGAAGTCAGTGTAATAACAAAAGAGATAGACGGAAAAGATCATCTCATAGCATTCAAAACTATACCTGTAGGGATTCATGAATGGTCAGTTATATCGATTCAACCGTATGAAGATGTGTTTGTATCATCGACAGTACTGAGAAACGAAACACTTGGAATGATCATGACAATAGTGGCAATCACTGGTACGTCTGGTTTTTTTATGATAAGAAAAATAAATATAAACATACATCTTTCAGACCAACTAAAACAAAACAACTCTGAACTAGCGCTAAAAACGGAACAAATCAAACAGATTGATGTTCAAAAAGACGAATTCTCTGCAATGGTTACACATGAGCTAAAAACTCCTCTAATGCCTATCTTGTGGAATTGTAATTTATTAAAAAAAGGAATGACAGGAGAACTTAATGCAGAACAGATAGAATCAATAGAATCTATTGAAAAAAATACAAAGCAACTTGAGTCACTCATTAGCGATATTATGGATGTAAGAAAACTAGAGCTAGATAAAATGAAATTTAATTTTGAATCTATATCGACAGATGAATTTTTTGGCAATCTTGATTCTACTTATAGAAAGATCTTGACTGACAAAGGGATGTCCTTTAAGACAGAATATCCACATGGAATTATCATACATACAGACAAGACAAGACTACGACAAGTCTTTGATAACATAATAGGAAATTCTATAAAGTTTATTCCTCAAAACACGGGAATAATTGAGATAGTAGTGGAGAAAAAAGAAAATGAATTGACTGCATCCATCAAGGATAATGGTTCTGGCATTCCTCCTGAAAAACAAAAAGGATTGTTTCAGAAATTTTATCAAATAGATACATCAGAGAGAAGAAAAAGCGGTGGGACCGGACTCGGGCTTGCCATCTCAAAGAAGATAATGGATAAGCTTGGAGGCTCAATCCAGATTGAAAGCGATGGCAAGACAGGCACAACAGTTCACATTAGTTTGCCTATTGAAAATCAAAATTCTTAA
- a CDS encoding response regulator: MVDDNAEITKIMSKYFTKKGHMCTVTNDGRNALEILQGQKFDATLLDLAMPEFSGRDVVMHLKNNGKINDHNIVCLTASSPSGEYEDELRIMGVKAILKKPIDPDVLLDFMNQFQIKH, encoded by the coding sequence TTGGTCGACGATAATGCAGAGATTACAAAAATAATGTCAAAATATTTTACAAAAAAAGGTCATATGTGTACAGTTACAAATGACGGTCGTAATGCACTTGAAATATTACAAGGTCAGAAATTTGATGCAACACTACTCGATCTTGCGATGCCAGAATTTTCAGGCAGAGATGTAGTCATGCATTTAAAAAATAATGGAAAAATAAATGATCATAACATAGTCTGTCTTACAGCATCTTCTCCATCTGGTGAGTATGAAGATGAATTAAGAATCATGGGAGTAAAAGCAATACTGAAAAAACCAATTGACCCTGATGTATTACTTGACTTTATGAATCAGTTTCAAATCAAGCATTAG
- a CDS encoding histidine kinase dimerization/phospho-acceptor domain-containing protein produces the protein MDDHIINELQQIILFQKKLEQLINSDDQDKSIQIPDIIDNLESTNNLTEKLVSGILSDKTKFDKVFLSTLNHELRTPLVPIKTYSEMLIQNKFGNLNEQQKERLDIIVTNTNLLQQKITELLQQSADKISSDKESRHRLKEVEQEKVLLEKLDDLLNDEIKQDKQTIHRLQDTVTKLSQTQKEGRQEELFLDKMIKDEERKNVLLAKNNLIVIAISAIIVSAGFVAYSTYVVSVVGSQYKVVNIGNMQSGYVIQNLRGDTIDTWLSWRLVDGSTLNVNLIDGQKYPDNAEIVRTVLLSEESIEIDDSLLHKGPKGVASTYYIGWAGALADAAKNPTEMYIPHKFNLIESQKGEGEITIRLTTMKSGDGYSGYTKSIADDVQNQILKSEITIFEVDKLSKAQFETILRHELGHALGLAHSTAPEDLMHPTIETDYPYISQCNIDAMISLYDGGKKSEVVCEK, from the coding sequence ATGGATGATCATATTATTAATGAACTACAACAAATAATTTTATTTCAGAAAAAACTAGAACAGCTAATCAATAGTGATGATCAAGATAAATCAATACAAATACCAGATATAATAGATAATCTTGAATCTACAAATAACCTTACTGAAAAACTTGTAAGTGGCATACTCTCAGATAAAACAAAATTCGATAAAGTATTTTTAAGTACACTTAATCATGAACTGCGTACCCCACTTGTGCCGATAAAGACATATTCGGAAATGCTAATACAAAATAAATTTGGAAATTTAAATGAGCAACAAAAAGAAAGACTTGACATCATTGTAACAAACACTAATCTATTGCAACAAAAAATAACAGAACTCCTTCAGCAAAGTGCAGATAAGATTTCATCAGATAAAGAGTCCCGTCACCGTCTAAAAGAAGTGGAACAAGAAAAAGTGTTATTGGAAAAGTTAGACGACCTTTTAAATGATGAAATAAAACAAGACAAACAGACAATACATCGACTACAAGATACCGTGACAAAATTGAGTCAAACCCAAAAAGAGGGCAGACAAGAAGAACTGTTTTTAGATAAGATGATAAAAGACGAAGAAAGAAAAAATGTCCTTCTTGCCAAAAATAACCTCATAGTAATTGCAATATCTGCAATAATTGTTAGTGCAGGATTTGTAGCCTATTCTACATACGTGGTAAGTGTTGTAGGCTCACAATACAAAGTAGTCAATATTGGAAACATGCAATCTGGATATGTCATACAAAACCTTAGGGGCGACACTATAGACACATGGCTTTCATGGAGACTAGTTGACGGCTCTACTCTTAATGTCAACTTAATTGACGGTCAAAAATATCCTGATAATGCTGAAATTGTTAGGACTGTACTTTTATCAGAAGAGTCAATTGAGATAGATGATTCGTTATTGCACAAGGGCCCAAAGGGAGTCGCGTCTACATACTATATTGGATGGGCAGGAGCACTTGCAGATGCGGCAAAGAATCCAACTGAAATGTACATTCCTCACAAATTCAACTTGATAGAGTCTCAAAAAGGTGAAGGGGAAATTACAATCAGGCTTACAACAATGAAAAGTGGAGACGGTTATTCTGGATATACAAAATCAATTGCAGACGATGTACAAAATCAGATACTAAAATCAGAGATTACAATATTTGAAGTAGACAAATTATCAAAAGCCCAGTTTGAAACCATACTGAGACACGAGCTTGGACATGCGCTAGGACTGGCACACTCTACAGCTCCTGAAGATCTTATGCATCCTACAATTGAGACAGACTATCCATACATCTCTCAATGTAACATTGATGCCATGATATCACTCTATGACGGTGGAAAGAAGAGTGAAGTTGTATGTGAAAAGTGA
- a CDS encoding DUF1059 domain-containing protein, with translation MYKIICKDLGFDCNFTMKNNDRETLATNFGDHLQVDHKQFYPKKDVFDFIDNQNSKQNNLESIKNKKLSCVDSCESFRLEKWQIGHRNFP, from the coding sequence ATGTACAAAATAATCTGCAAAGATCTTGGCTTTGACTGTAATTTTACTATGAAAAACAACGATAGGGAAACACTAGCAACTAATTTTGGAGATCATTTACAAGTTGACCACAAGCAATTTTATCCAAAAAAAGATGTTTTCGATTTTATTGACAATCAGAATAGTAAACAAAATAATTTAGAATCAATAAAAAATAAAAAACTATCATGCGTTGATAGTTGTGAGTCATTTAGATTGGAAAAATGGCAAATAGGTCATAGAAATTTTCCATAA
- a CDS encoding transcription initiation factor IIB has protein sequence MTSNLYFSNDMLRCGRCGKESLIHDKILGEIFCKSCGFVIDEKINDLNHDSINFDDGKNNRRTGTKMSMSVHDFGLSTMIGDINKDAKGNPISASTNATLKRIRILDQRSQLHKHIDINYRLAFDVLQRIQDKIGVSDHVKELAAYIYRKAVEQKITQGRSINAVVAASMYAACRNTYTLRTLRDISEVTDIKPKKIAQSYRAIVKQLDLKIPVVNQVSCLSKISNNLGVSEKTKYLAMEILKKAADLQILAGRDPVGISAAILYYACLIKKEPFTQTQVAEASRVTAVTVRNRFHEIKKIIHLDLN, from the coding sequence ATGACTTCTAATTTGTATTTTTCAAATGATATGCTACGCTGTGGTAGATGTGGTAAAGAATCCCTAATTCATGATAAAATCTTGGGAGAAATATTTTGTAAATCATGCGGATTTGTTATCGATGAGAAAATTAATGATTTGAATCATGATTCAATTAATTTTGATGATGGGAAAAACAATAGAAGAACTGGAACAAAAATGTCCATGTCTGTACATGATTTTGGACTATCAACTATGATTGGTGACATTAACAAAGACGCAAAAGGCAATCCAATATCGGCATCAACAAATGCTACACTAAAAAGAATACGAATACTGGATCAGAGAAGTCAATTACACAAACACATTGACATTAACTATCGATTAGCATTTGATGTACTGCAAAGAATTCAGGATAAAATCGGTGTCTCTGATCACGTAAAAGAACTTGCTGCATACATATATCGAAAAGCAGTAGAGCAAAAAATCACACAGGGACGCTCAATTAATGCAGTAGTTGCTGCTTCAATGTATGCTGCATGCAGAAATACATACACACTTCGAACACTACGAGACATATCTGAAGTCACAGACATAAAACCAAAAAAAATTGCTCAGAGCTATAGGGCAATTGTAAAACAGCTTGATTTGAAAATTCCAGTAGTAAATCAAGTCAGTTGTCTTTCAAAGATCTCAAATAATCTTGGCGTATCTGAAAAAACAAAATATCTTGCTATGGAAATCCTGAAAAAAGCAGCGGATTTGCAAATTCTGGCCGGAAGAGATCCTGTGGGAATATCTGCGGCTATCTTGTATTATGCGTGTTTGATAAAAAAAGAACCATTCACACAAACTCAAGTTGCTGAGGCATCACGAGTTACTGCGGTTACTGTTAGGAATAGATTTCATGAGATTAAAAAGATAATCCATCTTGATTTGAATTAA